In Zingiber officinale cultivar Zhangliang chromosome 3B, Zo_v1.1, whole genome shotgun sequence, a single window of DNA contains:
- the LOC122056496 gene encoding LOW QUALITY PROTEIN: proteasome activator subunit 4-like (The sequence of the model RefSeq protein was modified relative to this genomic sequence to represent the inferred CDS: inserted 5 bases in 3 codons; deleted 1 base in 1 codon; substituted 1 base at 1 genomic stop codon) codes for MHLYNAWLPPAVAAETRRETESFAAVVRSVKETWRQDDPDSVFATLKWIAVIEVFVKAKSEVSPEDVRELLVFGLDLFHSSQNKLHVQVRWGNVLVKLLKKHGKKLELSIDWRPFYDCLTITHFKRNTGPEGWRLRQRHFEMVTSLVRSCRKFFPVGAAAEIWSEFKVSMENPWHNSAFEGSGFVQLFLPVNLENQNYYTSCWIKECLDLWETLPNCQFWDIQWTSILARCIKTCKAIDWEQFLPTLFSRFLNMFEVPVSSGSGSYPFPLEVPRNMKFLFSSKSGVLAKAIGKSIVYLLRPGSPAQEHFECLANLLEQYYHPSNGGRWTYSLEQFLRYLVINFQKRLQHEQRNSSQSKSPDFFLGKLERALFVEVMLKPIDRGQXYSKNEXPSLVLPFVASRCQITLESLTATHQLKSAVTSMAFTSRALFLASLCASQTDDEVCYYESLPELIVVSLSNALLGMDANDPPKTMATMQLIGSIFSSITMISGNNDGHSFLQSINFSEWLDEFFCHLFSLLQHLEQSSVTNDVPLNSTSSRTFLAESPYYFCMLKILLGKLPKTLSDQALRKISIFVNSNILPGATTEVGLLCCASVLSNSEEAAVHLIKPILMTILSSFEGSPVTDFGGERNFNAALTRKAMLSPALETTLEYHLKVLAIAITYGGPVLLQFRDELKLAIRCAFQAPSWKVNGAGNHILCSLLASLILYYPIDQFKSSSSKPVISFIEEWLCSKVSENEKVVPLPWWHIPTHDELSFVTELLDIHFQSALDDLSKICHTKMAMEAGDEKEHLKVTLLRIYSSLQGVMSCLPDMHPSCKNREAKVVDFDSFVIAGAVGPSIGSAEMRERAAQQIHAACRYLLKEWSEDSVLLILIIRIIDALGNFGSLEYEEWSSHTQAWKLESVAIIEPPCNFIISSHARGKKRPRWALIDKAYMHNTWRSSQSSYHRFCTDDNISPSEHLLLLMEDLLNLSLHNYETIRSFAGRSLSKMLKRWPSLVSKCVLILSAKLQDSRAPEHLVLGSCSVLSTQTVFRHLAVNAASFSAFIIGLLTSSHHESLKAQKAIIELFVKYNNHFSGISRSFFKASDAESGELEIIKLISQISSLGFENTGLHWRYNLMANRVLLLLTLASRSDSHLFLKILGETAGHFLRNLKSQLPQSRILAVSALNTLLQGPPHKIPSQELLRTTGGVLSEILMEDGFFHEMMNLSHVILSKHXLVKGESSFQSLADKAITVFYFDFLASWPMTPNWISFYGGDSFYSNXIQECGMPALKAFQHTLDEFSSAKERPKQCVAAEVMAGILHSDVNGLSEAWNEWLMDQLHKIMVAPSVETIPDWAACIRYAVTGKGRYGKRIPLLRKQILDCLIAPLPQTATTSVVSKRYAFLSVALAEISPPRMPIGEFHFHCQLLEELLENMSHPSAQVREAIGVTLSVLCSNLRLNSASMDPSFNKVDYVELLELPQKEAWINVLTEGVSELAVNILSTNHWESIEINGEETFENASISKEVKADIRKMETVFHFIISSLKSGRSSYMLDIIVKLLYPVISLQETSNKDLSVLAKAAFELLKWMPLPQAFLESAVSVVLSLVINPNWRIRSASLTYLRIFMYRHIFILSRAQRKEIWDHIEKLLVDNQVEVREHAAGVLAGLMKGGDEHLSKAFRERSYADATVVIMKRKLRNSRSDQSIASTHGAVLALTASVLSVPYDMPSWLPDHLTLLAKFIGEPSPIKSTVTKAVAEFRRTHADTWNIHKAAFSEEQLEVLADTTTSSYFA; via the exons ATGCATCTCTACAACGCATGGCTTCCTCCGGCGGTGGCGGCCGAGACGAGGCGGGAGACGGAGTCCTTCGCGGCCGTTGTGAGATCGGTGAAGGAAACGTGGCGACAGGACGACCCCGACTCCGTTTTTGCTACCCTTAAGTGGATCGCCGTAATCGAAGT TTTCGTTAAAGCAAAGAGTGAAGTTTCTCCAGAAGACGTGAGGGAGCTCCTGGTGTTTGGTTTGGATTTGTTTCATTCATCCCAGAACAAACTACATGTCCAG GTTAGATGGGGAAATGTCTTGGTCAAGCTTTTAAAGAAGCATGGAAAGAAGCTAGAATTAAGCATTGATTGGAGACCCTTCTACGACTGTTTGACAATCACACATTTTAAGAG AAATACTGGTCCTGAAGGATGGAGATTAAGGCAACGCCATTTTGAGATGGTGACATCTCTTGTTCGATCCTGTAGGAAGTTCTTTCCTGTAGGTGCTGCAGCTGAGATTTGGTCAGAATTTAA GGTGTCAATGGAAAACCCATGGCATAACTCGGCATTTGAAGGTTCAGGATTTGTGCAACTATTCCTTCCTGTTAACTTGGAGAATCAGAATTACTATACAAG CTGTTGGATTAAGGAATGCCTTGATCTTTGGGAGACATTACCAAACTGTCAGTTTTGGGATATTCAGTGGACTTCTATTCTTGCACGTTGCATAAAGACTTGCAAAGCCATTGACTGGGAACAATTTTTACCTACACTTTTTTCACGATTCTTGAACATGTTTGAG GTTCCTGTATCGAGTGGTAGTGGTTCATATCCCTTTCCTCTGGAAGTCCCCAGAAATATGAAGTTCTTGTTTTCTAGCAAAAGTGGCGTACTTGCTAAGGCTATTGGGAAGTCCATT GTATATCTCCTGAGGCCAGGTAGCCCAGCACAAGAGCACTTTGAGTGCTTAGCAAATCTTCTAGAACA ATATTATCATCCTTCAAATGGAGGTCGATGGACTTACTCCTTGGAACAATTTCTTCGATACTTAGTAATTAACTTCCAGAAGCGTCTCCAACATGAGCAACG TAACTCAAGCCAAAGTAAATCCCCTGACTTTTTCTTGGGAAAGTTGGAAAGGGCTTTGTTTGTTGAAGTGATGCTAAAACCAATAGATCGTGGTCAGTAGTATAGCAAGAATGA TCCCTCCTTAGTGcttccatttgttgcatctagGTGTCAGATAACCTTAGAAAGT TTGACTGCCACCCACCAATTGAAATCTGCTGTCACATCCATGGCATTTACTAGTCGGGCACTTTTTCTTGCTTCTCTCTGTGCTTCTCAAACAGATGATGAGGTTTGTTACTATGAGTCATTGCCGGAGCTGATAGTAGTATCACTCTCCAATGCACTACTTGGCATGGATGCTAATGATCCTCCAAAAACAATGGCAACAATGCAGTTGATTGGTTCCATATTTTCCAGT ATAACTATGATTTCTGGTAACAATGATGGTCATTCGTTCCTGCAAAGCATCAATTTTTCAGAATGGCTAGATGAGTTCTTTTGCCATTTGTTCTCTCTCCTTCAGCATTTGGAACAGTCTAGTGTGAC CAATGATGTTCCATTAAACTCAACATCATCAAGAACATTTCTTGCAGAGAGTCCATACTACTTTTGTATGCTCAAAATCTTGCTTGGAAAATTGCCAAAAACACTATCTGATCAG GCCTTGAGGAAAATATCCATCTTTGTGAACTCAAATATTCTTCCTGGAGCTACGACTGAAGTTGGGCTTCTTTGTTGTGCCTCTGTTTTGTCAAACTCTGAAGAGGCAGCAGTCCACCTTATTAAACCAATCTTAATGACCATATTATCCTCTTTTGAAGGTTCCCCAGTCACAGATTTTGGTggtgaaagaaattttaatgcaGCTCTAACTAGAAAG GCTATGCTTTCGCCTGCACTTGAAACAACATTGGAGTATCATCTAAAAGTTCTTGCAATAGCCATAACTTATGGAGGACCAGTGCTATTGCAGTTTCGAGATGAACTGAAGTTAGCAATTAGATGTGCATTTCAGGCCCCTTCCtggaag GTAAATGGAGCTGGCAATCATATCCTTTGCTCTCTTCTTGCAAGTCTGATTCTCTATTACCCTATTGACCAGTTTAA GTCGTCTTCTAGTAAGCCTGTGATTTCATTTATAGAAGAATGGCTTTGTAGCAAAGTTAGCGAGAATGAAAAAGTGGTACCCCTTCCTTGGTGGCATATTCCTACTCATGATGAACTCTCCTTTGTAACTGAACTCTTGGATATTCATTTCCAATCAGCTCTTGATGATCTTTCCAAGATTTGCCATACAAAAATGGCCATGGAGGCAG GGGATGAGAAGGAACATTTGAAGGTGACGCTATTGCGTATTTACTCTTCTTTGCAAGGTGTAATGTCATGCTTGCCTGATATGCACCCTTCCTGCAAGAATAGAGAAGCGAAAGTAGTTGATTTTGATAGTTTTGTTATTGCTGGGGCTGTTGGACCAAGTATTGGTAGTGCAGAAATGAGGGAGAGGGCTGCTCAGCAAATACATGCAGCATGCAG ATATTTACTGAAAGAATGGTCTGAAGATAGTGTACTTCTAATACTTATCATTCGTATAATAGATGCTTTAGGAAATTTTG GAAGCTTGGAATATGAAGAATGGTCAAGTCACACTCAGGCATGGAAATTGGAGTCAGTTGCTATAATTGAGCCTCCATGTAACTTCATTATATCTTCTCATGCTAGAGGGAAAAAAAG GCCAAGATGGGCACTTATTGACAAGGCATACATGCATAACACGTGGAGATCATCGCAATCCTCATATCACCGGTTTTGTACGGATGACAATATATCTCCGTCGGAGCACTTGCTCCTATTGATGGAGGATCTTCTAAATCTCTCTTTGCACAACTATGAAACTATTCGCTC GTTTGCTGGAAGATCTCTTTCAAAAATGTTGAAGCGATGGCCATCATTAGTTTCCAAGTGTGTCCTCATACTGAGTGCAAAATTGCAGGATTCAAGAGCTCCAGAACATTTAGTACTAGGTTCTTGCTcagttctttcaactcaaactGTTTTCAGGCATTTGGCAGTG AATGCAGCTTCGTTCTCAGCATTTATCATTGGTCTGCTAACTAG CTCCCACCATGAGTCATTGAAAGCTCAAAAAGCTATTATTGAG TTGTTTGTTAAATACAACAATCATTTCTCTGGAATATCGAGAAGTTTTTTCAAGGCTTCAGATGCTGAATCAGGGGAGTTAGAAATTATCAAGTTAATATCCCAAATTAGTTCCTTGGGCTTTGAGAACACAGGCTTGCATTGGAG GTATAATTTGATGGCTAACAGAGTATTGCTGTTGCTTACTTTGGCTTCTAGAAGTGATTCAcatctatttttaaaaatcttaggGGAAACTGCAG GTCATTTTCTCAGAAATTTGAAAAGTCAACTTCCGCAGTCAAGAATACTTGCAGTATCTGCCTTAAATACTTTATTGCAAGGCCCACCTCACAAAATCCCGAGTCAGGAGCTGCTACGAACTACTGGAGGAGTATTGAGTGAAATACTAATGGAGGATGGATTTTTCCATGAGATGATGAAcctttcccatgtcatcctttcAAAGC TGTTGGTGAAAGGAGAGTCATCCTTCCAAAGCCTTGCTGATAAAGCCATCACTGTTTTCTATTTTGATTTCTTAGCTTCATGGCCAATG ACCCCAAATTGGATATCATTTTATGGAGGAGATAGTTTCTATTCAAA GATACAGGAGTGTGGAATGCCAGCTCTGAAGGCCTTTCAACACACTTTAGATGAATTTTCTAGTGCAAAAGAGAGACCAAAGCAGTGTGTCGCTGCTGAAGTGATGGCTGGTATTCTTCATTCTGATGTTAATGGCCTTTCAGAAGCATGGAATGAGTGGCTGATGGATCAACTTCACAAGATTATGGTGGCCCCCTCTGTAGAGACAATACCTGATTGGGCAGCTTGTATACGCTATGCAGTCACTGGAAAAGGGAGATATGGAAAAAGAATTCCTCTGTTGAGAAAGCAAATATTAGACTGCTTAATAGCACCTTTACCCCAAACGGCAACAACTAGTGTAGTTTCAAAAAGGTATGCTTTCCTGTCAGTTGCACTTGCTGAAATATCTCCACCCAGAATGCCCATTGGTGAATTTCACTTCCATTGCCAACTCTTGGAAGAATTATTGGAGAATATGAGTCATCCATCTGCCCAA GTGAGGGAAGCCATAGGCGTAACACTTTCAGTCCTGTGTTCGAATTTAAGGCTTAATTCAGCATCAATGGATCCTTCCTTTAATAAGGTTGACTATGTAGAGTTGCTTGAATTGCCCCAAAAAGAAGCTTGGATAAATGTCCTAACTGAGGGGGTTTCTGAGTTGGCTGTGAATATCCTAAGCACAAATCATTGGGAAAGCATTGAGATCAATggagaagaaacttttgagaatGCCTCTATTAGTAAGGAAGTTAAGGCAGATATCAGAAAAATGGAGACG GTGTTCCATTTTATTATTTCATCTTTGAAATCTGGAAGATCATCTTATATGTTAGACATAATTGTCAAGCTCCTCTATCCGGTTATTTCATTACAG GAAACATCAAACAAAGATTTGTCAGTGCTAGCTAAAGCGGCTTTTGAATTACTGAAATGGATGCCATTACCTCAAGCTTTCTTGGAAAGTGCTGTTTCCGTGGTTCTTTCTTTAGTTATTAATCCTAATTGGCGAATAAGATCGGCATCTCTTACATATCTTCGCATCTTTATGTATAG